A window of Candidatus Polarisedimenticolia bacterium genomic DNA:
GCATCACGTTCATCACGTGTGCAGTCGCATCCCCAACTACCGGCTTCTCGAGTGCTTGCGGGAGAATCCCGAGCTTCGGAAGGTGACGCACCTCACGCTTTGGCAGAGCCTGAATTCCATCCGGCTGAAGCTGTGGGATGAAGACATCGGGAAACTGGTCAGCTTCCGACATCTGCACAAGCTGAGGAATCGATCCGTTCCTCTCGCGTAGGCTGGAAGGATCTCTGAGTCCCTCCTCTCATTGTCCCGCCGAAGTCCAGCGATCAACATGGGGCCATTAACTCTTTTCCTGCAGCCTCGAGGCGGGTCCTCAGTTTTTCAGGAATTCGTGCTATTCGCAGGAACCCCATTGCTCCGGCTCGGGCGAGTGAAACTTGCCCAATCGGAAAGCTCGATGGAGCTCATTCTTCGGGAAGGGAGCAGCCGCTTTGGAAGGAGTATGAGAGCGAATCGGTGCGACCCCGGAGGTGTTTTCCGGGGTCGCCACGGTTATTCCGATCCTAGGACCGACGGACGTTTTCCGCGGCCGGTCCTTTCTGACCCTGAACGATGTTGAATTCCACGCTCTGGCCCTCGGCCAGGCTCTTGAATCCCTGCATCTCGATTCCGGAATGGTGGACGAAGACATCCTTCGACCCGTCCTCCGGAGTGATGAAGCCGTAACCCTTCGCATCGTTGAACCACTTCACTGTACCTTTTGCCATACTGCTTACTACTCCTCTGCCACAAGGGCAAATGTTTGAGGGCAAAGGTGCCCTCCGATTCATCCCTCACATTGAAAGTCGGGTGCCGTCAGCGAACCGGATTGCAGTGCGGTGTTGTCAACGGGTGAGATTTACCAATGCGGGACATGAGCGATGAGAGTAGTCGAACGGTGAGTTGTTGTCAAGGGAAAAGTGATCGGGTCCCTCCGCCTCGACGCGGCGCACCTTCTGGTTTGCGGCTGCCGGTTCGAGCACGACTCCGAATCTCGCCCGAATGCAGCACTCAGTTTCGCCGGGGAGCAGGGGGAACTCCCCGGTGATTGCTTCCGTATTGGTAGCCA
This region includes:
- a CDS encoding cold-shock protein — encoded protein: MAKGTVKWFNDAKGYGFITPEDGSKDVFVHHSGIEMQGFKSLAEGQSVEFNIVQGQKGPAAENVRRS